The following are encoded in a window of Oncorhynchus mykiss isolate Arlee chromosome 11, USDA_OmykA_1.1, whole genome shotgun sequence genomic DNA:
- the bambia gene encoding BMP and activin membrane-bound inhibitor (Xenopus laevis) homolog a precursor (The RefSeq protein has 3 substitutions compared to this genomic sequence) codes for MDLHSSFTSIWLQLELCAMAVLLTKGEIRCYCDAPHCVATGYMCKSDLNACFTKVLDPMNSNSPLTHGCLDPIANAADMCSSKNTNALSEGLSMLECCHDDMCNYRGLHDLAHTRESTDHGRYQPESNNRHLVTRVQELASAKEVWFRAAVIAVPIAGGLILVLLIMLALRMLRSENKRLQDQRQQMLSRLHYSFHGHHTKKGHMAKLDLECMVPVTGHENCCLTCDKMRQADLGNDKILSLVHWGMYSGHGKLEFV; via the exons ATGGATCGCCATTCCAGTTTCATTTCCATTTGGCTACAACTGGAACTCTGTGCCATGGCTGTTCTTCTCACTAAAG GAGAAATACGGTGTTACTGTGATGCCCCCCACTGCGTGGCCACGGGCTACATGTGTAAATCTGATCTAAACGCCTGTTTCACCAAGGTGCTGGACCCAATGAACTCTAACTCTCCCCTCACGCACGGGTGTCTAGATCCCATAGCGAACGCTGCCGACATATGCAGCTCTAAGAACACAAATGCCCTGAGTGAGGGTTTGTCTATGCTGGAGTGCTGTCACGACGACATGTGCAACTACAGAGGCCTTCACGACCTGGCTCACACCAGAGAATCAACAG ACCACGGCCGGTACCAGCCCGAGAGCAACAACCGTCACCTGGTCACGCGGGTACAGGAGCTGGCCTCGGCCAAAGAGGTGTGGTTCAGGGCAGCGGTGATCGCGGTGCCCATCGCTGGAGGCCTCATCTTGGTCCTCCTCATCATGCTGGCCTTACGGATGCTCCGCAGCGAGAACAAGCGGCTGCAGGACCAGAGACAGCAGATGCTGTCACGGCTCCACTACAGCTTCCACGGCCACCACACCAAGAAGGGCCACATGGCGAAGCTAGACCTGGAGTGTATGGTGCCCGTGACAGGACACGAAAACTGCTGCCTCACCTGTGACAAGATGAGACAGGCAGACCTGGGGAACGACAAGATACTGTCTCTGGTACACTGGGGGATGTACAGTGGGCATGGGAAGCTGGAGTTTGTATGA